Proteins co-encoded in one Thermochromatium tepidum ATCC 43061 genomic window:
- a CDS encoding protoporphyrinogen/coproporphyrinogen oxidase: MSTDFDHIVIGAGISGLGAAHFSARRGLSTLVLEASDRIGGCINSQTFPALGGFWTEAGGHTCFNSYGNLLSILDDLGLTTQVQPKLRVGYRLWKDGRRRFILSAIHPFEALGSLPRLVKEPKEGRSVRDYYSAVLGRRNYRDLLQHAFQAVICQPADDYPAEALFRRKPRRKDVIKAFTFADGLSAIPNALVAQGTFEVRTGQRIEQIATEGEGFKVRLQDGTAIRSAHLTLAVPPDVAAMLIPAVFARARALVAGIGMAEIETLVLVFRQDALNLPPLAGLIAVEDAFYSAVSRDFLPDAQYRGFAFHFRPGVLDPESQVRCACQALGVTPDRIAAQSRVHNRLPALRQGHFRLVEQLDAALAGTRLALTGNWFLGVSMEDALTRSHSEHVRLFGART, from the coding sequence ATGAGCACAGATTTCGACCACATTGTCATCGGCGCTGGTATTAGCGGACTGGGTGCCGCACATTTCTCAGCCCGCCGCGGTTTGAGCACCCTGGTGCTCGAGGCGAGCGACCGCATCGGCGGCTGCATCAATAGCCAGACCTTTCCGGCGCTCGGTGGTTTCTGGACCGAGGCCGGTGGGCACACCTGCTTCAATAGCTATGGCAATCTGCTGTCCATCCTCGATGATCTGGGGCTGACCACCCAGGTCCAGCCCAAGCTCAGGGTCGGCTATAGGCTTTGGAAGGACGGTCGACGCCGCTTTATCCTCTCGGCCATCCATCCCTTCGAAGCGCTAGGCTCGCTGCCCAGGCTGGTCAAGGAACCCAAGGAGGGGCGCAGCGTGCGCGACTACTACAGCGCCGTCCTCGGTCGGCGCAATTATCGCGATCTACTCCAGCACGCCTTCCAGGCCGTGATCTGCCAGCCGGCAGACGACTACCCGGCCGAGGCGCTGTTTCGGCGCAAACCGCGCCGCAAGGACGTCATCAAGGCCTTCACCTTCGCCGACGGGCTTTCGGCCATCCCGAACGCCCTCGTCGCCCAGGGGACATTTGAGGTCCGCACCGGGCAGCGGATCGAGCAGATCGCAACCGAGGGTGAAGGGTTTAAGGTCCGACTCCAGGATGGCACCGCGATCAGGAGCGCCCATCTGACCCTGGCCGTGCCGCCTGATGTCGCAGCTATGCTGATCCCGGCTGTTTTTGCCCGGGCGCGTGCCCTGGTCGCTGGCATCGGGATGGCCGAGATCGAGACCCTGGTGCTGGTCTTCCGGCAGGACGCCCTGAACCTGCCGCCGCTCGCCGGTCTGATCGCGGTCGAGGACGCCTTCTATTCCGCCGTCTCGCGTGACTTTTTGCCCGACGCCCAGTATCGCGGCTTTGCCTTCCACTTCCGCCCCGGCGTACTTGATCCGGAATCCCAGGTCAGATGTGCCTGCCAGGCCCTGGGTGTCACCCCGGACCGGATCGCCGCCCAGTCGCGTGTCCACAATCGTCTGCCGGCGCTGCGCCAGGGTCATTTCAGACTGGTCGAGCAGCTCGATGCCGCGCTCGCCGGCACCCGTCTGGCCCTGACCGGCAACTGGTTCCTCGGCGTCTCGATGGAAGACGCCCTGACCCGCAGTCATAGCGAGCACGTCCGACTGTTCGGCGCCCGCACCTGA
- a CDS encoding CreA family protein: MQSILLVPLLIGAFFGLAHAEEIGSVSTKFKWMGPNDKIVVEVFQDEAIPGVVCYLSRAKTGGVSGAVGVAEDTSDASIECTQIGPIALPDDIRSGKRNGEPVFKKRTSLLFKTLQVVRFYDGPRNALVYLTYSDRLIEGSPKNSVSAVVIQPWKGDPAQPAGE; this comes from the coding sequence ATGCAATCTATACTGCTCGTGCCGCTCTTGATCGGCGCTTTCTTCGGCCTGGCCCACGCCGAGGAGATCGGAAGTGTCTCGACCAAGTTCAAATGGATGGGCCCAAACGACAAGATCGTCGTCGAGGTCTTCCAAGACGAGGCGATCCCCGGGGTGGTCTGTTATCTGAGCCGGGCCAAGACCGGCGGTGTCTCGGGGGCCGTCGGGGTGGCCGAGGACACCTCGGACGCCTCGATCGAATGTACCCAGATCGGCCCCATCGCCCTGCCTGATGACATCCGGTCGGGCAAACGCAACGGCGAACCGGTGTTTAAGAAACGCACCTCGCTCCTGTTCAAGACCCTGCAGGTGGTGCGTTTCTACGATGGACCCCGCAACGCCCTGGTCTATCTGACCTACAGCGACCGCCTCATCGAAGGCTCGCCTAAAAACAGCGTCTCGGCGGTGGTCATTCAGCCGTGGAAGGGGGATCCCGCCCAGCCGGCGGGGGAGTGA
- a CDS encoding EAL domain-containing protein, with product MSRGSFPGAPEQLPYGYLKHLPIDYLKIDGSFIKDIVNNPHDQVIVRSFNEIAHFMGKQTVAEFVENAETLSLMRELGIDHVQGYAIARPGFIDEFFTRH from the coding sequence ATTTCTCGGGGTAGCTTCCCCGGGGCACCTGAACAGTTACCTTACGGCTATCTTAAGCACCTGCCGATCGATTACCTCAAGATCGATGGCTCTTTCATCAAGGATATCGTCAATAATCCCCATGATCAGGTGATCGTGCGTTCCTTCAACGAAATCGCCCACTTTATGGGTAAGCAGACGGTGGCCGAGTTCGTGGAAAACGCCGAAACCCTGAGCCTAATGCGTGAGCTTGGCATCGATCATGTCCAGGGCTATGCCATCGCACGCCCCGGTTTCATCGATGAATTCTTTACCCGACACTGA
- the tnpC gene encoding IS66 family transposase codes for MERLPDLAGLTHAEKDALIHALWDWVTALRQEVVRLTAEVTRLQGEVAHLRGQMAKNSRNSSIPSSAEGLKKTKSMRKQGSRPPGGQPGHSGSTLKQVAQPDHVVDHPLPEVCDVCGESLTGQATTEIRQVFDLPPVTMEVTEHRIHALRCTCGKLHRSEFPPEVTAPVQYGPGVKAQAVYLTQHHMLPVARTANVLADLYGVPISTGTVQAMIGEASERLAPTVARIADAVAQADVAGADESGFRVAGKLNWLHTAVTDTLTWLGLHAKRGKAAFEDFGLLYRLKGTLVHDGWASYRELTCTHALCNAHHLRELTFVHEECGQAWAKRMIDLLVSAHHETVAAHGQPLTALRIQAIRTHYEAILAEAAAANPEKPASGRRGRTAQSVPFNLYRRLRDHADDVLRFTTDPRVPFSNNLAEQAIRMPKVKHKIAGCFRTTEGAQAFCIIRSYLATLQKQHFDLFQSLIQVFKGNTPQPNFSG; via the coding sequence ATGGAAAGACTGCCCGATCTTGCTGGCCTGACGCACGCGGAGAAAGACGCACTCATTCATGCGCTGTGGGATTGGGTCACCGCGTTGCGCCAGGAAGTCGTCCGGCTGACAGCGGAAGTGACCCGGCTGCAGGGGGAAGTCGCCCATCTGCGCGGGCAGATGGCGAAGAACAGCCGCAACTCGAGCATTCCATCCTCGGCCGAAGGCTTGAAGAAGACGAAGTCGATGCGCAAGCAGGGAAGCCGACCGCCTGGCGGTCAGCCGGGTCATTCCGGTTCGACGCTCAAGCAAGTGGCGCAGCCCGATCACGTGGTGGATCATCCACTGCCCGAGGTATGCGACGTCTGCGGCGAATCGCTCACGGGGCAGGCCACGACCGAAATCCGCCAGGTCTTCGATCTGCCGCCGGTGACAATGGAAGTGACCGAGCACCGGATTCACGCGCTGCGCTGCACCTGCGGCAAACTGCACCGCAGCGAATTCCCGCCCGAGGTCACGGCCCCGGTTCAATATGGCCCCGGCGTCAAGGCGCAGGCGGTCTATCTGACGCAGCACCACATGCTGCCCGTGGCGCGCACCGCCAACGTCCTTGCAGACCTGTATGGTGTGCCGATCTCGACCGGCACGGTTCAGGCCATGATCGGGGAGGCGAGTGAGCGGTTGGCTCCGACGGTCGCGCGGATCGCGGATGCGGTCGCTCAGGCGGATGTCGCGGGCGCCGACGAGTCTGGCTTTCGCGTGGCAGGCAAGCTCAACTGGCTGCACACCGCGGTGACCGACACCCTGACCTGGCTGGGTCTGCATGCCAAGCGCGGCAAGGCGGCGTTTGAGGACTTCGGTCTGCTGTATCGGCTCAAGGGAACGCTGGTTCATGACGGCTGGGCCTCGTATCGGGAACTGACCTGCACCCATGCGCTGTGCAACGCCCATCATCTGCGTGAATTGACCTTCGTCCATGAGGAATGCGGACAAGCGTGGGCCAAGCGCATGATCGATTTGTTGGTCTCTGCCCACCATGAAACGGTGGCCGCCCATGGCCAGCCGCTGACGGCTCTGCGCATCCAGGCGATCCGCACTCACTACGAGGCGATCCTTGCTGAAGCGGCCGCCGCCAATCCAGAGAAACCCGCCAGCGGCAGACGCGGGCGCACGGCGCAAAGCGTGCCGTTCAATCTCTACCGACGATTGCGTGATCATGCCGACGATGTCCTGCGCTTCACGACCGATCCACGCGTTCCGTTCAGTAACAACCTTGCCGAACAAGCGATCCGCATGCCCAAGGTCAAGCACAAGATCGCCGGTTGCTTCCGCACCACCGAAGGCGCACAGGCCTTCTGCATCATCCGCTCCTACCTCGCCACCCTGCAGAAGCAGCACTTCGACCTCTTCCAATCCCTCATCCAAGTGTTCAAGGGCAACACCCCTCAGCCAAATTTCTCGGGGTAG
- a CDS encoding biliverdin-producing heme oxygenase, which translates to MSFPSSPSHPCLEIDLALALRRATAEIHAEIEQLPLMARLTSKAVILDDYRRYLRAILSVYAPLEQILYARLDDTTRDRLGIMPKLPALIADMEEQGLTFNSATLAFAPGPALLDDLSTTVGGLYVLEGATLGGRTIARHLRGIIGAPLGSTRFLDFHGQNTATAWKRFTGGLNALVAQKVLVPDRVIAGALTVFAHIHTQIKLTPERSIL; encoded by the coding sequence ATGTCATTTCCATCCTCCCCTTCACATCCATGCCTCGAAATCGACCTGGCCCTCGCCCTGCGCCGGGCCACGGCCGAGATCCATGCCGAGATCGAGCAACTGCCGCTGATGGCGCGTCTGACCTCGAAGGCCGTGATACTCGATGACTATCGTCGTTATCTGCGTGCCATCCTGTCCGTCTATGCCCCGCTGGAGCAGATCCTCTACGCCCGGCTCGACGACACGACTCGCGATCGGCTCGGCATCATGCCCAAGTTGCCGGCACTGATCGCGGATATGGAGGAGCAGGGTCTGACGTTCAACTCGGCGACCCTGGCATTCGCACCTGGACCCGCTCTGCTCGACGATCTCAGCACCACGGTCGGTGGACTCTATGTCCTGGAGGGGGCCACGCTCGGCGGTCGGACCATCGCCCGTCATCTGCGAGGCATCATCGGTGCCCCACTCGGGTCGACACGCTTCCTCGATTTTCATGGCCAGAATACTGCGACGGCCTGGAAGAGGTTCACGGGAGGACTCAATGCACTCGTTGCACAAAAGGTACTGGTTCCAGATCGAGTGATCGCGGGCGCCCTGACGGTGTTCGCGCACATCCACACCCAGATCAAGCTAACCCCTGAGCGGTCCATCCTTTAG
- a CDS encoding GAF domain-containing protein — protein sequence MSESLAPGFWAECEREQLHHVQSIQPWGCLLGGRTGEAIVRFASANLADWTNWTPDSALGRALTDLLPGFPPKTELADIAEAPDAWMRASSRKHFYPGLLAGPVGTLDGLLSCNEHNWLLELEVALPANQHNEAYRPVPHRLYRMPYSERDWENHCQYLADEMRAATGFERVMIYRFRDDGCGEVISESLTEGLLPYLGLRYPASDIPQIARHLYRLNSHRQIPDIHTTDVPILSLDPGALADLSLSDLRAVSPVHLEYLRNMGVTASLSFSVPIAGELWGLIACHHSEPRHLPLPVRLRCAEMAQVFALAIAGYQSAQRLMELNESDQEILALRSALWLSEGERDLGVEIKDGQTHPIDQTLGQTLLSLERATGAALVDDLAIVTFGQTPEPSDIRALVDWLRETMPDPIFATDRLSSLFPDALQYAEQASGLLVVRIEGDRETGDRWFLWWRPEQPQTVQWAGDPRKGALFDEQRQVLSPRSSFERWIETTARQSEPWTEADRLRAKKFRSLVLHEINAHLLGR from the coding sequence ATGAGCGAATCCCTAGCCCCAGGCTTTTGGGCCGAATGCGAGCGTGAGCAACTGCATCATGTGCAGTCTATCCAACCCTGGGGTTGTTTGCTAGGCGGACGCACCGGTGAGGCGATCGTGCGATTCGCAAGCGCCAATCTGGCCGACTGGACCAATTGGACGCCCGACTCGGCCCTCGGTCGCGCACTCACTGACCTGCTACCCGGATTCCCACCCAAGACCGAACTGGCCGATATCGCCGAGGCGCCCGATGCCTGGATGCGTGCCTCTTCCCGCAAGCATTTCTATCCGGGTCTGCTGGCTGGTCCTGTGGGTACGCTCGACGGTCTGCTCTCCTGCAACGAACACAACTGGCTGCTGGAACTGGAAGTCGCATTGCCCGCCAATCAGCACAACGAGGCTTACCGCCCCGTCCCACATCGTCTCTATCGCATGCCCTATTCCGAGCGCGATTGGGAGAACCACTGCCAGTATCTCGCCGACGAGATGCGTGCCGCAACCGGCTTCGAGCGGGTCATGATCTACCGCTTTCGTGACGATGGCTGCGGCGAGGTCATCTCTGAGAGTCTAACGGAGGGCCTGCTGCCCTATCTGGGTCTGAGATATCCAGCCTCCGACATCCCCCAGATCGCGCGCCATCTCTACCGGCTCAACTCGCACCGTCAGATCCCCGATATCCACACGACCGATGTCCCCATTCTGAGCCTCGACCCCGGCGCACTTGCCGATCTCTCGCTCTCGGACCTGCGCGCCGTCTCGCCGGTGCATCTGGAATATCTCCGTAACATGGGCGTCACCGCCTCACTGTCGTTCTCGGTGCCCATCGCCGGTGAGCTGTGGGGACTGATCGCCTGTCATCATTCCGAGCCGCGTCATCTGCCGCTGCCGGTGCGGCTGCGTTGTGCCGAGATGGCCCAGGTGTTCGCGCTCGCCATCGCCGGCTATCAGAGCGCGCAGCGGCTGATGGAGCTCAACGAGAGTGATCAAGAGATCCTCGCCCTGCGCTCGGCGCTGTGGCTCTCGGAGGGCGAGCGCGATCTGGGCGTGGAAATCAAGGACGGCCAGACCCATCCGATCGACCAGACCCTGGGCCAGACGCTCTTGTCGCTGGAGCGCGCCACGGGGGCGGCACTGGTCGACGACCTGGCCATCGTGACCTTTGGGCAGACGCCGGAGCCTTCAGATATCCGCGCCCTGGTCGACTGGCTACGCGAGACGATGCCCGACCCGATCTTCGCCACTGACCGACTCTCGTCACTCTTCCCGGACGCCCTCCAGTATGCCGAGCAGGCCAGTGGCTTGCTGGTGGTGCGTATCGAGGGCGATCGTGAGACCGGCGATCGTTGGTTTTTGTGGTGGCGTCCCGAGCAACCCCAGACGGTCCAGTGGGCGGGCGACCCACGCAAGGGTGCGCTCTTCGATGAGCAGCGTCAGGTGCTTTCACCGCGTTCGTCTTTTGAACGCTGGATCGAGACCACAGCGCGCCAGTCCGAACCCTGGACCGAGGCCGATCGGCTGCGCGCCAAGAAGTTCCGCAGCCTGGTGCTGCACGAAATCAATGCGCATCTCCTGGGGCGTTAG
- a CDS encoding V-type ATP synthase subunit D codes for MVQQLIKVPPTKNTLLKLKKQVRFLEDGHDLLERKRELLTRLVYERIGEYRRLRAESERALAKAYQCLAISHLRMGSRAIRQASLGVEPALKVDILPRRALGVEYPAVTSERLPLKPVGLLGTDVSFDTTREHLAEAAVRLAQLSEVEIALHRLLEEQRKAQKRVNALKYNIIPRYHRTIRFIQSSLEEEERNTLFQVKLLRGQVR; via the coding sequence ATGGTCCAACAACTGATCAAGGTCCCGCCGACCAAAAACACCTTGCTCAAGCTCAAAAAGCAGGTTCGGTTCCTGGAGGACGGTCACGACCTGCTGGAGCGCAAGCGCGAGCTGCTCACGCGCCTGGTCTATGAGCGTATCGGCGAATATCGCCGGCTGCGCGCCGAGTCCGAGCGTGCGCTGGCCAAGGCCTACCAGTGTCTGGCCATTAGCCATCTGCGCATGGGCAGCCGCGCCATCCGTCAGGCCTCGCTCGGGGTCGAGCCAGCCCTCAAGGTGGATATCCTGCCGCGCCGGGCGCTCGGGGTGGAATATCCGGCGGTGACGAGCGAGCGTCTGCCGCTCAAGCCGGTTGGGCTGCTGGGGACGGACGTGAGCTTCGATACCACGCGCGAGCATCTGGCCGAGGCCGCCGTGCGGCTCGCGCAGCTCTCGGAGGTCGAGATCGCGCTTCATCGTCTGCTCGAAGAACAGCGCAAGGCCCAAAAACGGGTCAATGCACTCAAGTACAACATCATCCCGCGCTATCACCGCACCATCCGCTTCATCCAGTCCTCACTGGAGGAAGAGGAGCGCAACACCCTGTTCCAGGTCAAGCTGCTGCGTGGGCAGGTGCGCTAA